One segment of Drosophila mauritiana strain mau12 chromosome 3R, ASM438214v1, whole genome shotgun sequence DNA contains the following:
- the LOC117145218 gene encoding prolyl 4-hydroxylase subunit alpha-1, producing the protein MNLCWSIFLLGVTNAIESQYYATSTREVASLLQMEDDLIGYMRQYAMELQHKVNTMRTFQKEWMTKRALLPADPTPYVANPLISFPLMRRMYTEVPKLLELAREEVKQGPFQQFIDYDLSSISDVELETAATGMMRFQGVYGMDESEMANGKLHGKQYNSRMSAADCLAVATHLENVEKGKLACKWFKVALDQYEDKLDPVNRLLQTGRSQIYEKFGLTLLAMHDFPASQAAFRKSIEWASKDDNTELAKHLKDNLAHMFVHVDNCRGKNLLPSKSSLRCRYFRGGSPFLRLAPVKLEQLNFEPFVGLFHDAISPAEQEDLLHLTDSRLEHTRKESSSVEAKVDTNASDHVRRMHQRIEDITGFEMEESEPLTVFNYGIGGQELIHLDCEQPEKFIGYYPKDYRSASLMFYLSDVQMGGYASFPDLGFGFKPRRGSALVWHNTDNSGNCDTRSLQATCPVLLGNQWVAKKWISGSGQWRRKSCRK; encoded by the exons ATGAACCTATGTTGGTCGATTTTCCTTCTCGGAGTCACGAACGCAATCGAATCACAATACTATGCCACATCAACCCGCGAGGTGGCATCCCTGCTGCAAATGGAGGACGATCTAATTGGATATATGCGTCAGTATGCGATGGAATTGCAACACAAAGTAAACACAATGCGGAC TTTCCAAAAGGAGTGGATGACCAAAAGGGCCCTATTACCTGCTGATCCTACGCCCTATGTGGCCAATCCGTTGATAAGCTTTCCGCTCATGCGACGCATGTATACGGAAGTTCCCAAGTTGCTGGAATTAGCTCGGGAGGAGGTCAAACAGG GACCATTTCAACAATTTATTGATTATGATCTGAGCAGTATTTCTGACGTAGAACTTGAAACTGCTGCAACTGGTATGATGCGATTTCAGGGCGTTTACGGTATGGATGAAAGCGAAATGGCCAATGGAAAACTACATGGCAAACAGTACAA CTCCAGAATGAGTGCTGCAGATTGCCTTGCTGTGGCCACTCATCTAGAGAATGTGGAAAAGGGCAAACTAGCATGCAAGTGGTTTAAAGTCGCCCTTGATCAGTATGAAGATAAACTGGATCCTGTAAATAGACTACTTCAAACAGGACGCTCTCAAATCTATGAGAAATTTGGTCTAACTTTGCTCGCTATGC ATGATTTTCCAGCCAGTCAGGCTGCATTTAGGAAGTCTATAGAGTGGGCCTCTAAGGATGATAACACTGAGCTGGCCAAACACTTGAAGGATAACCTAGCCCATATGTTTGTGCATGTGGACAACTGCCGGGGCAAAAACCTCCTTCCCAGCAAATCCTCCCTCCGTTGTCGTTACTTCAGAGGTGGTTCCCCGTTTCTCCGATTGGCTCCTGTTAAACTTGAGCAGCTCAACTTTGAACCCTTCGTTGGGCTCTTTCATGATGCTATCTCACCAGCAGAGCAAGAGGACTTGTTACATCTCACGGATTCTAGGTTAGAGCACACACGAAAAGAAAGTTCCAGTGTAGAGGCCAAAGTGGATACAAATGCCTCTGATCATGTGAGACGAATGCACCAAAGGATCGAGGATATTACAGGATTCGAAATGGAAGAAAGCGAACCACTGACAGTTTTTAACTATGGCATTGGAGGTCAGGAGCTCATCCACTTGGACTGCGAGCAGCCCGAA AAGTTTATTGGATACTACCCAAAAGACTACCGCTCGGCATCTCTGATGTTTTAT CTCAGTGATGTTCAAATGGGTGGCTATGCCTCTTTTCCGGATCTGGGCTTTGGCTTTAAGCCCCGTCGGGGATCGGCTTTGGTTTGGCATAATACTGACAACTCCGGCAATTGTGATACCCGAAGCTTGCAGGCCACCTGCCCGGTGCTCCTTGGAAATCAATGGG TGGCCAAAAAGTGGATCAGTGGGTCAGGCCAGTGGCGCAGGAAGTCGTGTCGGAAGTAA
- the LOC117145217 gene encoding lachesin, with protein sequence MEKLLQSTLFVILIMATKCGSGSTQNQHHESNSQLDPDPEFIGFINNVTYPAGREAILACSVRNLGKNKVGWLRASDQTVLALQGRVVTHNARISVMHQDMHTWKLKISKLRESDRGCYMCQINTSPMKKQVGCIDVQVPPDIINEESSADLAVQEGEDATLTCKATGNPQPRVTWRREDGEMILIRKPGSRELMKVESYNGSSLRLLRLERRQMGAYLCIASNDVPPAVSKRVSLSVQFAPMVRAPSQLLGTPLGSDVQLECQVEASPSPVSYWLKGARTSNGFASVSTASLESGSPGPEMLLDGPKYGITERRDGYRGVMLLVVRSFSPSDVGTYHCVSTNSLGRAEGTLRLYEIKLHPGASASNDDHLNYIGGLEEAARNAARSTRTTWQPLLAMLMLLWMRLNLRAGGA encoded by the exons ATGGAGAAGCTGCTGCAATCGACGCTGTTTGTCATCCTGATAATGGCCACAAAATGCGGCAGTGGCTCGACCCAGAACCAGCATCACG AGAGCAATTCCCAGCTGGATCCCGATCCGGAGTTCATAGGGTTCATCAACAACGTCACATATCCGGCAGGACGCGAGGCCATCCTGGCCTGCTCGGTGCGCAATCTCGGCAAGAATAAG GTTGGTTGGCTAAGGGCCTCCGATCAGACCGTTTTAGCTCTCCAAGGTCGGGTGGTAACCCATAATGCGAGAATCAGCGTCATGCATCAGGATATGCACAC CTGGAAACTGAAAATCAGCAAACTGCGGGAAAGTGACCGCGGTTGCTATATGTGCCAAATAAACACGAGTCCCATGAAGAAACAAGTGGGCTGCATCGATGTGCAGG TACCACCGGATATCATCAACGAAGAGTCCTCCGCCGATCTGGCCGTCCAGGAGGGCGAGGATGCCACGCTCACCTGCAAAGCCACGGGAAATCCCCAGCCAAGAGTCACTTGGCGCAGGGAAGACGGCGAAATGATACTCATTCGCAAGCCAGGCAGTAGGGAGCTCATGAAAG TGGAGTCCTATAATGGATCCTCGCTCAGGCTGCTCCGCCTGGAGAGGCGTCAGATGGGCGCCTACTTGTGCATAGCCTCCAacgatgttccacctgctgtCAGCAAACGAGTCTCGCTGAGTGTGCAAT TTGCTCCCATGGTGAGGGCCCCCAGCCAGCTCCTGGGCACGCCCTTGGGATCCGATGTACAGCTGGAATGCCAGGTGGAGGCCTCGCCGTCGCCCGTCTCCTACTGGCTGAAGGGGGCGCGGACGTCCAACGGATTCGCCAGCGTCTCCACGGCCAGCCTGGAGTCCGGCTCGCCGGGTCCCGAAATGCTGCTCGACGG GCCCAAGTACGGGATAACGGAGCGCCGCGATGGCTATCGGGGCGTcatgctgctggtggtgcgtTCCTTCTCGCCCTCCGATGTGGGCACCTATCACTGCGTCAGCACAAACTCGCTGGGCCGTGCCGAGGGCACATTGCGGTTATACG AAATCAAGCTTCATCCGGGCGCCTCCGCCAGCAACGATGATCATCTGAATTACATCGGAG GTCTCGAGGAGGCTGCTCGGAATGCGGCCAGGAGCACCCGGACGACGTGGCAGCCCCTCCTCGCCATGCTGATGCTACTGTGGATGAGGCTGAATCTGAGAGCCGGGGGAGCGTGA